From Arthrobacter sp. FW306-2-2C-D06B, a single genomic window includes:
- the istB gene encoding IS21-like element helper ATPase IstB, which yields MPGTKETAGQIEYYSRAMKAPRIREAAARLAEQAREAGWTHEEYLAAVLSREVAAREASGAEARARAAGFPARKSLEDFSFDHQPGLKRDTIAHLATGAFLTEASNIVLLGPPGTGKTHLATGLGLRATQLGHRVLFATAIDWVARLQAAHQNGRLPQELIRWRRYGLIIVDEVGYIPFEQDAANLFFQLVSSRYEHASLILTSNLPFARWGDVFGDQVVASAMIDRIVHHAEVITLKGSSYRLKHTQTDSLPSTRPENTGE from the coding sequence ATGCCCGGGACCAAAGAAACCGCCGGCCAGATCGAGTACTACTCCCGGGCCATGAAGGCACCCCGAATCCGGGAAGCGGCAGCCCGGCTCGCCGAGCAGGCACGAGAGGCCGGCTGGACCCATGAAGAATACCTCGCCGCGGTCCTCTCCAGGGAAGTCGCCGCTCGCGAAGCCTCCGGAGCCGAAGCCCGTGCCAGGGCCGCCGGGTTCCCGGCCCGCAAATCGCTCGAGGACTTCAGCTTCGACCACCAGCCCGGCCTCAAACGCGACACCATCGCCCACCTTGCCACCGGGGCGTTCCTCACCGAAGCGTCCAACATCGTCTTGCTCGGCCCGCCCGGAACCGGGAAAACCCACCTCGCGACCGGGCTGGGACTGCGCGCTACACAACTGGGCCACCGGGTTTTGTTCGCTACCGCCATCGATTGGGTTGCCCGGCTTCAGGCAGCGCATCAGAACGGACGGTTACCGCAGGAGCTCATCCGGTGGCGGCGCTATGGGCTGATCATCGTCGACGAGGTCGGCTATATACCGTTCGAGCAGGACGCAGCGAACCTGTTCTTCCAACTCGTTTCCTCACGCTACGAGCACGCCTCGCTGATCCTGACCTCCAACCTGCCTTTCGCCCGCTGGGGTGATGTCTTCGGAGACCAGGTCGTGGCCTCTGCCATGATCGACAGAATCGTCCATCACGCCGAAGTCATCACCCTCAAAGGCTCCAGCTACCGGCTCAAGCACACCCAAACGGACTCATTACCCTCGACAAGACCAGAAAATACGGGAGAATAA
- a CDS encoding acyl-CoA dehydrogenase family protein, with protein sequence MTVDFALSQDQEDLRQAVRDVAATFSDEYWAERDEKHEFPWEFYKTFAEGGWLGIAIPEEYGGGGLGILEASLLLEEVAASGAGMNGCSTMHLTIFGLNTIVKHGSAELRQEILPRAADGSLHVCFGVTEPDAGTDTTRISTFARRDGSDYIISGRKVWITKAADSQKMILIARTAPRNETKPTDGMSLFLVDIDSDKVHLQAIPKMGRNAVQSYEVLFDDLRVPGSTLIGEEGNGFRYLLDGLNPERILLAHEALGIGRAAIRRASRYAKEREVFGRPIGMNQGVAFPLAEAVTHLDAAELMARNAAWRYDQGLPCGREANMAKYLCAEAGFRAADQAIQTHGGMGYAREYHVERYFRESRILRLAPVSQEMVLNYVSQHVLGLPKSY encoded by the coding sequence GTGACCGTGGATTTTGCTCTAAGTCAGGACCAAGAAGATCTTCGGCAAGCCGTGCGTGACGTCGCGGCCACATTCAGTGACGAATACTGGGCTGAGCGCGACGAGAAGCACGAATTTCCATGGGAATTCTATAAGACATTCGCAGAGGGCGGGTGGCTGGGCATTGCCATACCCGAGGAATACGGAGGCGGTGGCCTGGGCATCCTCGAAGCTTCCCTACTGCTAGAGGAAGTTGCCGCGTCGGGAGCCGGCATGAACGGCTGCAGCACCATGCACTTAACTATCTTCGGCTTGAACACGATCGTGAAGCACGGGAGTGCAGAACTACGCCAAGAGATCCTTCCCCGGGCCGCTGACGGAAGCCTCCATGTCTGCTTCGGAGTGACTGAGCCGGACGCCGGCACGGACACCACTCGGATTTCAACGTTTGCACGCAGAGATGGCTCGGATTACATCATCAGCGGCCGAAAGGTTTGGATTACCAAAGCGGCCGACTCTCAAAAGATGATCCTCATTGCCCGGACAGCTCCCCGAAACGAAACCAAGCCGACGGACGGCATGTCTTTGTTCCTGGTTGATATCGACTCCGACAAAGTTCACCTCCAGGCGATTCCGAAGATGGGCCGAAATGCTGTCCAGTCGTATGAAGTCCTGTTCGACGACTTGCGTGTACCCGGATCGACACTCATCGGAGAAGAGGGGAACGGCTTCAGATATCTCCTCGATGGACTGAACCCCGAACGCATCCTGTTGGCGCATGAGGCATTGGGAATCGGCCGCGCGGCGATCCGGCGAGCGAGCCGGTATGCGAAGGAGCGTGAGGTGTTCGGACGCCCCATCGGCATGAATCAGGGAGTCGCCTTCCCCTTAGCTGAGGCAGTTACGCATCTTGATGCGGCAGAATTGATGGCTCGGAACGCTGCGTGGCGATACGACCAAGGACTTCCGTGCGGACGCGAAGCAAACATGGCGAAATATCTGTGCGCGGAGGCTGGTTTCCGCGCTGCAGATCAAGCTATCCAGACGCATGGAGGCATGGGTTATGCCCGCGAATACCACGTGGAGCGCTATTTCCGTGAGTCGCGTATCCTACGTTTGGCCCCAGTGAGTCAGGAAATGGTCCTGAACTATGTGTCTCAGCATGTCCTGGGGCTACCCAAGTCGTACTGA
- a CDS encoding HpcH/HpaI aldolase/citrate lyase family protein, which produces MKAFLGGPALLFCPGNRPDRFLKAHARADSVILDLEDAVGASDKFQARRDVCAALPELGDNAIVRVNAPGTPWHEDDVAALRTASAQTIMVPKVESPSQLDSLKGFDVIAICETAAGVLHSEAIASHPQCIALLWGGEDLIADLGGRRSRSPQGVYYGVVAQARHSVLLAAAAAGKFAIDAIHVDFTDMEGLRKETSEAVDMGFDAKACIHPNNVGIIREQFAPTQTELTWAAEVLAMADSHGGDVFAFQGRMIDEPLLLQARRIINPTQNSGGK; this is translated from the coding sequence ATGAAGGCGTTCCTTGGAGGCCCCGCATTGCTCTTCTGCCCAGGAAATCGTCCTGATCGGTTTTTGAAGGCCCACGCCCGTGCAGACAGTGTGATTCTCGATCTCGAGGACGCGGTAGGCGCTAGTGACAAGTTTCAAGCTCGGCGGGATGTCTGTGCAGCCCTGCCTGAACTCGGCGACAACGCCATAGTGCGGGTAAACGCACCCGGGACGCCGTGGCATGAGGACGATGTCGCAGCGCTGCGGACGGCGTCTGCGCAGACAATCATGGTTCCGAAAGTTGAGTCCCCTTCGCAGCTGGACTCGCTTAAGGGTTTTGATGTGATCGCCATCTGCGAGACGGCCGCCGGCGTTCTTCACAGTGAGGCCATCGCCTCCCATCCCCAGTGCATTGCTCTGCTCTGGGGAGGCGAGGATCTCATAGCTGACCTCGGCGGTCGTCGGAGCCGATCACCGCAAGGTGTGTACTACGGAGTCGTTGCCCAAGCGAGGCACTCGGTACTGCTCGCGGCAGCAGCAGCCGGGAAGTTCGCGATCGATGCAATCCATGTTGACTTCACGGACATGGAAGGCCTCCGAAAGGAGACTTCGGAAGCCGTCGACATGGGCTTCGACGCCAAGGCGTGCATCCACCCCAACAACGTTGGGATTATTCGTGAACAGTTCGCCCCGACTCAGACTGAACTGACCTGGGCAGCCGAAGTTCTAGCGATGGCTGACTCACATGGCGGAGATGTCTTTGCCTTTCAAGGACGCATGATCGACGAGCCGCTCCTGCTTCAAGCCCGACGCATTATCAACCCCACCCAAAACAGCGGAGGTAAGTGA
- a CDS encoding MaoC family dehydratase — protein MTESIKRQRGLYLDEFELDVVYEHAPGRTVTEADNTLFSTMTMNPASIHLDAHASAANEFGMRLVNSMFTLSTLVGLSVGQMTQRTTVANLGFEKVEFPLPVFVGDTLYASTRVLEKRVSKSRPGTGIVRLEHTARNQRGEVVALAVRAAMMLVQPQEHLS, from the coding sequence ATGACGGAGAGCATAAAACGGCAACGAGGCCTGTACTTAGACGAATTCGAACTGGACGTTGTCTACGAACACGCCCCGGGGCGCACAGTGACGGAAGCGGACAACACCCTCTTCTCCACCATGACAATGAACCCGGCCAGCATTCACCTAGACGCTCACGCCAGCGCCGCTAACGAGTTCGGAATGCGCCTTGTCAATAGTATGTTCACACTCTCGACACTGGTTGGACTGAGTGTGGGACAGATGACGCAGCGCACTACCGTGGCGAACCTTGGTTTCGAAAAAGTCGAGTTCCCGCTTCCAGTTTTCGTCGGTGACACCCTTTACGCCTCGACACGAGTGCTGGAGAAGCGCGTATCGAAGTCCCGACCGGGCACAGGTATCGTGCGCTTGGAGCACACGGCCAGGAATCAGCGTGGCGAGGTTGTCGCGTTGGCCGTGCGGGCGGCGATGATGCTTGTCCAACCTCAGGAGCATCTCTCATGA
- a CDS encoding flavin-containing monooxygenase, producing the protein MANPLTEITELNFEASLIDAVAKANVPTLQMLCVQLTGDERWLLPPYQPTRCKGVDDNDSGGLPAEIQDEIRNAAIQAILDWHSGKPIAVPEPSKSQVLRMMRVSVGEKIPEDYAELMTAKLTSYTNPQGRSLAGSVPDGFSVLVVGAGMSGIALAVRLKEAGIPFTVIEKGSDVGGVWQQNHYPGCGVDTPSHLYSYSFTQGHWEQYFASRQEVKDHYRRVTDDFGIRDSIRFNTEVLAARYDEAEQCWRLELRNPDGSIETAVSRVVVSAVGAFGKPKWPDIAGLKDFRGSIVHTADWDDDLDLEGKRVAVIGNGASAMQLVPAIADRVKTLKVYQRSKQWAAPFAKLHKKIPDGVQFLFAEVPLYEWWYRLRLSWIFDSKVYDSLQKDPDWHDPARSLNAINDGHRRFFTRYILDELGDRQDLAPRVVPEFPPYGKRMLLDNGWFRTLTRPHVELVDSPIECVDATGIRNADGTHRELDVIVVASGFDVARFLSPVDVYGREGISIREAWDDDDPKAFLGTVTPGFPNFFMLFGPNTSLGHGGSFIFITECQINYVMSMMEKMFDTGTTEVECREDVCNEYNATMDSLHQNMVWTHPGMSTYYRNSRGRVVVNSPWRTVDFWRMTKEADLSDYNTRSEA; encoded by the coding sequence GTGGCGAATCCACTGACTGAAATAACAGAACTCAACTTCGAGGCATCGTTGATAGATGCTGTGGCGAAGGCCAACGTTCCGACGTTGCAGATGCTGTGTGTGCAACTGACCGGTGATGAACGGTGGCTGCTGCCGCCATATCAGCCGACTCGATGCAAGGGCGTCGACGACAACGACTCTGGCGGACTCCCGGCGGAGATCCAGGATGAGATTCGCAACGCTGCGATTCAGGCGATCCTCGATTGGCATTCGGGAAAGCCGATCGCAGTTCCCGAACCGTCCAAGTCTCAGGTGCTGCGGATGATGAGGGTATCGGTCGGAGAAAAAATCCCCGAGGATTACGCCGAGTTGATGACGGCGAAGCTGACTTCCTACACGAACCCGCAAGGACGATCTCTTGCGGGATCCGTCCCCGATGGCTTCTCGGTGCTGGTCGTAGGAGCCGGAATGTCAGGCATTGCCCTGGCGGTAAGGCTAAAGGAAGCCGGGATTCCTTTCACGGTCATCGAAAAGGGCTCTGACGTTGGGGGGGTGTGGCAGCAGAACCACTACCCGGGCTGCGGTGTAGATACACCAAGCCATCTCTATAGCTACTCGTTTACGCAGGGGCATTGGGAGCAGTACTTCGCGTCGCGCCAGGAAGTTAAGGACCACTACCGCAGAGTCACAGACGACTTTGGGATCCGCGATAGCATCCGCTTCAACACTGAGGTTCTGGCCGCCAGATACGACGAGGCTGAACAGTGCTGGCGATTGGAACTACGGAATCCCGACGGCTCTATCGAAACAGCGGTCTCGAGGGTAGTAGTAAGCGCAGTCGGTGCGTTCGGTAAGCCAAAGTGGCCTGACATCGCGGGTTTGAAGGATTTCCGTGGCTCCATCGTGCACACGGCCGACTGGGACGATGACCTCGACCTTGAAGGTAAGCGCGTTGCCGTCATCGGCAACGGTGCGTCCGCAATGCAACTCGTCCCTGCGATCGCGGACCGTGTCAAGACACTAAAGGTCTATCAGCGTTCGAAACAATGGGCAGCTCCCTTCGCCAAGCTGCACAAGAAGATCCCCGATGGCGTCCAGTTCCTGTTCGCAGAAGTTCCGCTGTATGAATGGTGGTACCGGCTGAGGCTTAGCTGGATCTTTGACAGCAAGGTGTACGACTCCCTGCAAAAAGATCCCGACTGGCATGATCCGGCTCGTTCACTGAACGCCATCAATGATGGACACCGGCGCTTCTTTACGCGATACATCTTGGACGAACTCGGTGATCGGCAGGATTTGGCGCCCCGAGTCGTCCCTGAATTTCCCCCGTACGGGAAAAGAATGTTGCTCGACAATGGTTGGTTCCGGACTCTCACAAGGCCTCACGTCGAGCTCGTTGACAGTCCCATCGAGTGCGTTGACGCGACCGGCATCCGAAACGCGGATGGAACGCACAGAGAGCTGGACGTGATCGTCGTCGCTAGTGGCTTCGACGTTGCCCGCTTTCTGTCCCCCGTCGATGTCTACGGCCGCGAAGGCATATCAATCAGGGAAGCTTGGGACGACGACGACCCCAAGGCCTTCTTGGGAACGGTTACGCCAGGATTCCCGAACTTCTTCATGCTCTTCGGCCCGAATACATCGCTGGGGCATGGCGGCAGCTTTATCTTCATCACTGAATGCCAGATCAACTATGTGATGAGCATGATGGAAAAAATGTTCGACACCGGCACAACGGAGGTTGAGTGCCGGGAGGATGTTTGCAACGAGTACAACGCAACCATGGATAGCCTGCACCAGAACATGGTCTGGACCCACCCAGGAATGTCGACCTATTACCGAAACTCGAGGGGTCGGGTCGTGGTCAATAGCCCGTGGCGGACAGTTGACTTTTGGCGAATGACTAAAGAAGCGGACTTATCTGACTACAACACAAGGAGCGAGGCGTGA
- a CDS encoding NAD-dependent epimerase/dehydratase family protein, which produces MSVMVTGIGFVGGYVVRDLLAAGEDVVLFGFFGGSGSAEDALPDLVYLERLLGAQDSDRISVVVGDICDLPLLLKTIDQYDVRSIVHLASLMSESSEADIPRAVRVNIDGTVNMFEAAVQRKLERVVWASSINVFGPRSLSDQGVISDDSPIDPSTVYGVCKAFLEGLGRRYYKNHGANVVGLRLSRVYGFGEHVKASRGSGSSWLSNLLEIPATGREPAIVPFGERSMDFQYVEDVSDAFVRAIKNKGGGGETYLTNGDYRPISDAFAFVRKLLPDADIVLTEGSAAAGLAPGAQTNWAYHYDSRRASDDLGIRRRFSMEAGFYRTIRAYREFAGLTEVREPAEAAISS; this is translated from the coding sequence ATGTCGGTGATGGTGACAGGAATAGGCTTTGTCGGCGGATATGTAGTCCGCGACTTGCTGGCCGCAGGAGAGGACGTCGTACTCTTCGGATTCTTCGGCGGAAGTGGCTCAGCGGAGGACGCATTGCCCGACCTCGTGTATTTGGAACGCTTGCTTGGGGCACAAGATTCCGACCGGATTTCCGTAGTCGTCGGCGATATTTGTGATCTGCCATTGCTTCTGAAGACGATCGATCAATACGACGTTCGGTCGATCGTGCACCTAGCCTCCCTGATGTCCGAGTCCTCGGAAGCCGATATCCCGCGAGCCGTTCGGGTGAACATCGATGGAACCGTGAACATGTTTGAGGCTGCCGTTCAGCGGAAGCTGGAACGAGTGGTTTGGGCAAGCTCTATCAATGTTTTCGGCCCCCGTTCACTCTCAGACCAGGGAGTCATTAGCGATGACAGTCCTATCGATCCCAGCACCGTGTATGGCGTTTGCAAGGCCTTCTTGGAAGGTCTCGGACGGCGCTATTACAAGAATCACGGTGCCAACGTGGTTGGCTTGAGATTGAGTCGTGTCTATGGGTTTGGTGAGCACGTGAAAGCATCCAGGGGCAGCGGCAGCAGTTGGCTCTCGAACCTCCTGGAGATCCCGGCAACCGGCAGGGAACCGGCCATTGTCCCGTTCGGCGAACGCAGTATGGACTTCCAGTATGTTGAGGACGTGTCCGACGCCTTTGTGAGAGCAATCAAAAACAAAGGCGGAGGGGGCGAGACGTATCTGACCAATGGCGATTACCGTCCGATTTCCGATGCCTTCGCCTTTGTGAGGAAGCTGCTACCGGACGCCGATATCGTGCTCACAGAAGGGTCAGCAGCAGCCGGACTTGCTCCAGGAGCGCAGACGAACTGGGCTTACCACTATGACTCACGACGTGCGTCAGATGACCTTGGTATCCGGAGGCGATTCTCCATGGAGGCGGGCTTCTATCGCACAATTCGCGCATATCGTGAATTTGCCGGCTTGACAGAAGTCCGAGAGCCTGCGGAGGCGGCCATCTCCAGCTAG
- a CDS encoding enoyl-CoA hydratase/isomerase family protein yields MMRALRAAINEFHADDSARVAVISGAGRAFCAGADLREIPTAGPPEPTGDLGRMSEMVLSQEIQKPMIAAVHGHAVGAGLRLALLCDFLLCTESAQFRAPEVSHGLNSGSFWWMLQARAGDSFATEVVATGRAFSGTEAAARGVAIRAVHETELHAQADILAGRIAEQPRASMSALVDTRRSALRQFELNAWTSRGRGLMWGRADEKSSS; encoded by the coding sequence ATGATGCGGGCCTTGCGGGCAGCGATCAATGAATTCCATGCAGACGACTCTGCACGAGTCGCGGTGATTTCCGGTGCGGGCCGGGCATTCTGCGCTGGAGCAGACCTGCGCGAGATTCCGACGGCAGGACCCCCGGAGCCAACTGGGGATTTAGGGCGGATGTCTGAGATGGTCCTTTCGCAGGAGATCCAGAAACCGATGATAGCTGCGGTACACGGGCACGCCGTGGGAGCGGGGTTGCGACTTGCCTTGCTGTGTGACTTCTTGTTGTGTACTGAGTCAGCACAGTTTCGGGCCCCTGAAGTAAGCCATGGACTCAACTCAGGTTCGTTCTGGTGGATGCTTCAAGCCCGGGCCGGCGATTCCTTCGCCACGGAAGTAGTCGCTACCGGGCGGGCATTCTCTGGCACGGAGGCCGCTGCCCGGGGCGTGGCCATACGGGCGGTGCACGAGACGGAACTGCACGCGCAGGCGGATATCCTTGCTGGGCGCATCGCGGAACAACCACGTGCCTCAATGTCAGCGCTTGTGGATACACGCCGGTCGGCGCTCAGACAGTTTGAACTTAATGCCTGGACGAGCAGGGGGCGAGGACTCATGTGGGGCAGGGCTGACGAGAAGTCCTCGTCATGA
- a CDS encoding CoA transferase yields MLSTSTANVDTANGPSALGTSWLTALRVVKIGDSSPLKVAGQVLSQFGANVIDGADLSSNDQWGNPDIVLVDRIEAAPDLPGLPAGNAQNYLDYVSRNNRSVWVTASAYGLSNSRADAFASEMTLLAAGGILGHSRIADDLPPTLPAGSLGLSLAGDVMAMAALHGVHEHLATSQPVHIDLSAQGAVVANGMSLEMAHALANCPDEGGSGRYGAPTGFFECTDGSVFVCTLEQHQWAAFRTTLHPTLDSIVTLEEARTRSHEVNLAMAAWASTRTAAHCEMILQSAGVPCTAVNTIERLLERLREVGRPLDVMSAHAPNLPAIVEETPGKEPAEDRSGVIPLKELRVLDAGHVLAVPLATSWLGAMGARVTKHEDPDRLDLYRRRGPFSLGVPGVNRSAYFNQLNFCKTQMIARVDENGGALDLSSFDVVTNNLSPRRAQLVGVDLSTAVADSVPRLAVSSSGFGRIGEWSHYRAYGHNIHAFAGLVAATRDARGEMNDVGTPWADPLTSVAIATWVLAWSLATERTSSVAADMSMAEIMAAQLTSLIGSDPQEAYLAQPGKADFFLRTPQLGRLIAVSLRNAEEILRFESLIGLSLPSMKVRGELIDVPLDALHATHDHELAEKILDAGFAASLVLNAQELASDPFLRSTGLFQTVESAALGEYDVTGLPWHFVGSDTIPIWAAPEINPAENG; encoded by the coding sequence ATGCTTAGTACCTCGACCGCCAACGTGGACACTGCGAATGGCCCCTCGGCCTTAGGCACGTCTTGGCTCACCGCTCTTCGAGTCGTCAAGATTGGTGACTCATCGCCGCTCAAGGTAGCGGGGCAGGTCCTCTCGCAGTTTGGCGCTAACGTCATCGATGGTGCAGACCTAAGTTCCAACGATCAATGGGGTAACCCCGATATCGTCTTGGTCGATCGCATCGAAGCCGCACCTGATTTGCCTGGCTTGCCAGCAGGAAACGCCCAAAACTACCTCGATTACGTTTCAAGGAACAATCGTTCTGTGTGGGTCACGGCAAGCGCATACGGACTGTCTAATAGCCGTGCCGATGCGTTCGCCTCGGAAATGACTCTTCTCGCCGCAGGCGGAATCCTTGGCCACTCAAGAATCGCGGACGACCTACCACCGACACTGCCGGCTGGTTCTCTCGGTCTTTCATTGGCCGGTGACGTCATGGCGATGGCTGCACTGCACGGAGTGCATGAGCATTTGGCCACGAGTCAACCCGTTCATATCGACTTGTCCGCTCAAGGCGCCGTAGTGGCGAATGGAATGTCACTGGAAATGGCGCATGCCTTGGCAAACTGTCCGGATGAGGGCGGCAGTGGCCGGTATGGTGCTCCGACCGGATTTTTCGAGTGCACCGACGGGAGCGTCTTCGTGTGCACTCTCGAGCAGCACCAGTGGGCAGCGTTCCGAACAACCCTTCACCCAACGCTGGACTCGATCGTCACCTTGGAAGAGGCACGGACCCGGAGCCACGAAGTCAACTTGGCCATGGCTGCCTGGGCTTCCACTCGAACGGCGGCCCACTGTGAAATGATCCTTCAATCCGCAGGCGTCCCGTGCACCGCCGTCAACACGATCGAAAGACTACTGGAACGGTTGAGGGAAGTTGGCCGACCTCTAGATGTCATGAGCGCCCACGCACCAAACCTTCCGGCGATTGTGGAAGAAACGCCCGGAAAAGAACCGGCCGAGGATCGGTCTGGGGTCATCCCCCTTAAGGAACTTCGCGTGTTGGATGCTGGGCACGTGTTGGCGGTCCCCCTTGCGACGTCCTGGCTTGGGGCGATGGGTGCGCGGGTCACGAAGCACGAAGACCCCGATCGACTTGATCTCTACAGGCGACGAGGACCCTTTAGCCTTGGGGTACCCGGGGTCAACCGAAGTGCTTACTTCAATCAGCTCAACTTCTGCAAGACACAGATGATCGCAAGGGTCGATGAAAACGGCGGTGCTCTCGACCTCAGTTCCTTCGACGTTGTGACCAACAATCTTAGCCCCCGCCGTGCTCAGCTCGTTGGCGTTGACCTGTCCACCGCCGTGGCCGACAGTGTCCCACGTTTGGCAGTGTCGTCCAGCGGGTTTGGTCGGATCGGGGAATGGTCGCATTACAGGGCTTACGGCCACAATATCCACGCTTTCGCAGGTCTTGTCGCCGCCACTCGCGATGCTCGGGGCGAGATGAACGATGTTGGAACTCCTTGGGCGGACCCTCTGACAAGTGTGGCTATCGCAACTTGGGTTCTGGCTTGGTCACTCGCCACCGAGCGGACGTCCAGCGTGGCGGCCGACATGTCGATGGCCGAAATCATGGCAGCTCAGCTCACGTCGCTGATCGGGTCGGATCCCCAGGAAGCCTACCTGGCACAACCGGGCAAAGCTGACTTCTTCCTCCGAACACCCCAGCTAGGTCGGCTTATTGCTGTAAGTCTGCGCAACGCGGAAGAGATCTTGCGCTTTGAATCGCTAATTGGTTTGTCATTACCTTCAATGAAGGTCCGGGGTGAATTGATCGATGTTCCCTTGGACGCATTGCACGCAACACATGACCATGAACTGGCGGAGAAGATCCTGGATGCAGGCTTCGCCGCTTCCTTGGTTCTCAACGCTCAGGAACTCGCCAGCGACCCGTTCCTGAGGAGTACAGGACTCTTCCAAACAGTGGAGAGCGCTGCCCTCGGCGAGTACGACGTTACTGGGCTGCCATGGCACTTTGTTGGTTCGGACACGATACCAATCTGGGCAGCTCCCGAGATCAATCCCGCAGAGAACGGCTGA
- a CDS encoding IclR family transcriptional regulator: protein MAPGTAGNESALPRAAEHRTVTRVMGILEAVVAAEPNGLRLGDLAEAVEAPKSSIHGLAKGLVATGYLSERSSRYFRGPAVTGLLGGNLPTLPSVYRHALEDLSKKLNETAILASLVGESVVHLDAVEASQMVRASPMLHHRRDLWPLSHGKCFLAYMPARRLDLYLRRHFAIADERDRVRAELEMVRESRVAINRGGSDEYGVASPIIIGGSDVVLSIGVAGPSFRMADRIDDIAKQVRATAESLSA, encoded by the coding sequence ATGGCACCAGGAACAGCCGGCAACGAGAGCGCATTGCCGCGCGCTGCCGAACACCGTACGGTCACCCGTGTGATGGGAATCCTGGAGGCTGTGGTCGCTGCCGAACCCAACGGTCTCAGGCTGGGCGACCTCGCCGAGGCTGTCGAGGCACCGAAGTCCTCGATACACGGACTCGCAAAAGGCCTCGTGGCTACGGGCTATTTGAGTGAACGGAGCAGCCGCTACTTCAGAGGTCCCGCCGTGACTGGCCTGCTAGGCGGAAACCTGCCCACGTTGCCGTCCGTCTACCGCCATGCTCTGGAAGACCTCTCAAAGAAGCTAAATGAGACTGCGATTCTCGCATCACTCGTGGGCGAGTCTGTCGTCCACCTTGACGCGGTCGAGGCCTCACAGATGGTTCGAGCCTCCCCGATGCTCCATCATCGACGGGACCTGTGGCCACTGAGCCACGGAAAGTGTTTCCTTGCGTACATGCCGGCGCGCCGGCTTGATCTGTACCTTCGGCGCCACTTTGCGATCGCCGATGAACGCGATCGCGTTCGAGCAGAACTTGAGATGGTCCGAGAATCCCGTGTTGCAATTAATAGGGGGGGAAGTGATGAGTATGGTGTGGCTAGTCCCATCATTATCGGTGGATCGGACGTTGTGCTGAGCATCGGCGTTGCTGGCCCCTCCTTCCGGATGGCCGACAGGATCGACGACATTGCCAAGCAGGTGCGGGCAACAGCAGAGTCATTATCGGCATGA
- a CDS encoding cytochrome b/b6 domain-containing protein, translating into MSTSSKRPAVVGSRWFKPAVFGLLAIMALLVVVLLAKWARTLSPVQEFLLDYPGHSDLLSGAPTGLPAWMGWQHFLNAFFIVLIVRSGWLVRTTTRPKAYWTRNNKGLIRTKNPPSKISLDLWFHLSLDALWTLNGIIFVVLLFITGQWMRTVPTSWDVLPNALSTAIQYASLNWPTENGWVNYNSLQVLAYFTIVFIAAPLALVTGLRMSSAWPKQAKQLNRIFPIEAARAIHFPVMFGFVGFVIVHVALVLATGALRNLNHMYAGLDDENWMGFWIFAATLVAMVAAWFLARPLFLRPIASLTGKVGR; encoded by the coding sequence ATGTCGACGTCATCGAAACGACCAGCCGTCGTTGGCAGCAGGTGGTTCAAGCCCGCGGTCTTCGGCCTGTTGGCGATCATGGCTCTGCTGGTCGTGGTGCTGCTGGCAAAATGGGCGCGGACCCTGTCTCCGGTTCAGGAGTTCCTGCTGGACTATCCGGGACATTCCGACCTCCTCTCGGGCGCACCAACCGGGCTTCCGGCATGGATGGGGTGGCAGCACTTCCTAAACGCATTTTTCATTGTGCTCATTGTCCGTTCAGGTTGGCTGGTTCGAACCACCACGCGCCCAAAGGCCTACTGGACCAGGAACAACAAGGGACTCATTCGGACAAAGAACCCGCCAAGCAAGATCAGCCTGGACCTTTGGTTTCATCTCAGTCTGGATGCCTTGTGGACATTGAACGGCATCATTTTCGTCGTGCTGCTCTTCATAACCGGTCAGTGGATGCGCACAGTTCCGACGAGCTGGGATGTGCTCCCAAATGCACTTTCCACTGCAATTCAATACGCCTCGTTGAACTGGCCTACGGAGAACGGTTGGGTTAACTACAACAGCCTGCAAGTTCTGGCATATTTCACTATCGTCTTCATAGCGGCCCCACTCGCTCTTGTAACCGGCTTGAGGATGTCCTCAGCCTGGCCAAAGCAGGCCAAGCAACTAAACAGGATCTTCCCCATCGAAGCGGCTCGCGCCATCCACTTCCCGGTGATGTTTGGCTTCGTCGGCTTCGTTATCGTGCATGTTGCCCTAGTCCTGGCCACGGGGGCTTTACGAAATCTCAACCATATGTACGCCGGGCTGGATGACGAGAACTGGATGGGTTTCTGGATCTTTGCAGCCACTCTGGTTGCCATGGTGGCGGCATGGTTCTTGGCTCGCCCGCTGTTTCTGCGCCCGATCGCTTCGCTTACAGGCAAAGTCGGCCGCTAA